Proteins encoded together in one Acidobacteriota bacterium window:
- a CDS encoding CDP-alcohol phosphatidyltransferase family protein, with the protein MASVYDLKPAFQRLLRPLVRGLARLGVSPNQITVGALLLSLLWGIAITLRPTSKGLLLALPALLLLRMALNAADGMLAREHDLRSPLGALLNELGDVLSDSTLYLPLALVPGFEPRLAVLTALAAAITEVAGLAALAVGAERRYDGPMGKSDRALVFGLVGLLLGLGLAPHPWLLWVQGAVLALLAITILRRVQGALRAAP; encoded by the coding sequence ATGGCGAGCGTGTACGATCTGAAGCCAGCCTTTCAGCGGCTCCTGCGGCCTTTGGTGCGGGGGCTCGCCAGGCTCGGCGTCAGCCCCAACCAGATCACCGTCGGCGCTCTTCTCTTGTCGCTCCTCTGGGGTATCGCCATCACCCTGCGCCCGACCTCGAAGGGCCTGTTGCTGGCGCTGCCGGCCCTCCTCCTGCTGCGCATGGCGCTCAACGCCGCCGACGGCATGCTGGCCCGTGAGCACGACTTGCGCAGCCCCCTCGGCGCCCTCCTCAACGAGCTCGGCGACGTCCTCTCGGACAGCACCCTCTACCTTCCCCTCGCCCTGGTCCCCGGCTTCGAGCCGCGACTGGCGGTGCTCACGGCGCTGGCGGCCGCGATCACCGAGGTCGCCGGATTGGCGGCCCTCGCCGTCGGCGCCGAACGGCGCTACGACGGCCCGATGGGCAAGAGCGACCGAGCCCTCGTTTTCGGCCTCGTCGGCCTGCTTCTCGGCCTCGGCCTGGCGCCACACCCCTGGCTCCTCTGGGTGCAGGGTGCTGTCCTCGCCCTGCTGGCGATCACCATCCTGCGCCGCGTGCAGGGCGCCTTGCGAGCGGCGCCATGA
- a CDS encoding DUF423 domain-containing protein, whose amino-acid sequence MSQVAGSKSLTAGGLMAALAVAGGAFGAHGLEERLEPAALELWNTAFHYLMVSALGTLAGGVMARLGLATAWGSACLAGGGLIFAGTVAALALGGPRWLGAITPIGGTGLIIGFLGLAWAGWRGRSRISPPAS is encoded by the coding sequence ATGAGCCAGGTGGCAGGGAGCAAGAGTCTGACGGCCGGGGGTTTGATGGCGGCTTTGGCGGTGGCCGGTGGCGCTTTCGGGGCCCATGGCCTCGAGGAGCGCCTGGAGCCGGCGGCCCTGGAGCTCTGGAACACGGCCTTCCATTACCTGATGGTGAGCGCCCTCGGGACTTTGGCCGGCGGCGTGATGGCGCGCCTCGGTCTGGCGACGGCGTGGGGGAGCGCCTGTCTCGCCGGCGGCGGCCTGATCTTCGCGGGCACCGTCGCAGCCCTCGCCCTGGGCGGACCGCGCTGGCTGGGCGCCATCACGCCGATCGGCGGGACGGGGCTGATCATCGGCTTTCTCGGCCTCGCCTGGGCCGGCTGGCGGGGCCGGTCTCGGATCAGTCCGCCGGCGAGCTGA
- the pruA gene encoding L-glutamate gamma-semialdehyde dehydrogenase, whose product MSNAIFQTPPPRNEPVRSYAPGSPERASLKARVGEMRGEKIEIPLIIGGQEVRSGDTVEAVCPHDHGHVLATVHQAAPEHVAQAVEAAGEAWREWSEMPWEGRAAVLLKAADLLAGPWRDTLNGATMLNQSKTAHQAEIDSACELIDFWRFNAAFMRQIYTEQPASSPGMWNRLEHRPLEGFVFAVTPFNFTAIGGNLPTAPALMGNAVLWKPATTAVVSNYYIMRLLEEAGLPPGVINFLPGRGRAVGDPVMARPEMSGVHFTGSTAVFQSMWKTIGDNVASYRSYPRLVGETGGKDFVFAHPSADVESLAVALVRGAFEFQGQKCSAASRAFVPRSLWPRLEARLADLVGQISVGSPLDFRNFMGAVIDASAYRDIMGYIDYAKDAPEADVILGGNGDDSQGYFIEPTVVVARDPSFKLMCEEIFGPVLTIYVYEDDDIEQALRDCDQGSPYALTGAIFARDRRVIQRLAAALRHAAGNFYINDKPTGAVVGQQPFGGGRASGTNDKAGSMLNLLRWVSQRTIKETFVPATDFRYPFMAEE is encoded by the coding sequence ATGTCGAACGCCATCTTTCAGACGCCGCCGCCGCGCAACGAGCCGGTCCGAAGCTACGCCCCGGGCTCTCCGGAACGGGCTTCCTTGAAGGCCCGGGTCGGCGAGATGCGGGGCGAGAAAATCGAGATTCCGCTGATCATCGGCGGCCAAGAGGTGCGCAGCGGCGATACCGTCGAGGCGGTCTGTCCGCATGATCACGGTCACGTCCTGGCGACCGTTCACCAGGCGGCGCCGGAGCACGTGGCGCAGGCCGTCGAAGCGGCCGGTGAAGCCTGGCGGGAATGGTCCGAAATGCCCTGGGAAGGGCGCGCCGCGGTCCTCCTCAAGGCGGCCGATCTGCTCGCCGGTCCTTGGCGCGACACCCTCAACGGCGCCACCATGCTCAATCAGTCGAAGACCGCCCACCAGGCGGAGATCGACTCGGCCTGCGAGCTGATCGATTTCTGGCGCTTCAACGCCGCCTTCATGCGCCAGATCTACACCGAGCAGCCGGCCTCCTCGCCGGGCATGTGGAACCGCCTCGAGCATCGACCCCTGGAGGGCTTCGTGTTCGCCGTGACGCCCTTCAACTTCACCGCTATCGGCGGCAACTTGCCGACGGCGCCGGCGCTGATGGGCAACGCCGTGCTGTGGAAGCCGGCGACCACCGCGGTGGTCTCGAACTACTACATCATGCGCCTCCTCGAGGAGGCCGGTCTGCCGCCTGGCGTGATCAACTTCCTGCCCGGTCGCGGGCGCGCCGTCGGCGATCCGGTGATGGCTCGGCCGGAGATGTCGGGAGTTCACTTCACCGGCTCGACGGCGGTCTTCCAGTCGATGTGGAAGACCATCGGCGACAACGTCGCCAGCTACCGCTCGTACCCTCGTCTGGTCGGCGAGACCGGCGGCAAGGACTTCGTCTTCGCCCATCCCTCGGCGGACGTCGAGAGCCTCGCCGTGGCGCTCGTCCGCGGCGCCTTCGAGTTTCAGGGGCAGAAGTGCTCGGCGGCTTCCCGGGCCTTCGTTCCGCGCTCCCTGTGGCCGCGCCTGGAGGCTCGGCTGGCGGACCTCGTCGGTCAGATCTCGGTCGGCTCGCCGCTCGACTTCCGCAACTTCATGGGGGCGGTCATCGACGCTTCCGCCTACCGCGACATCATGGGCTATATCGACTACGCCAAGGATGCGCCGGAGGCCGACGTCATCCTCGGTGGCAACGGCGACGACTCGCAGGGCTACTTCATCGAGCCGACGGTGGTGGTCGCTCGGGATCCCTCCTTCAAGCTGATGTGCGAGGAGATCTTCGGCCCGGTGTTGACGATCTACGTTTACGAGGACGACGACATCGAGCAGGCCCTGCGCGACTGCGATCAGGGCAGCCCCTACGCCCTCACCGGTGCCATCTTCGCGCGCGATCGGCGGGTCATCCAGCGGCTGGCGGCGGCCCTGCGTCACGCCGCCGGCAACTTCTACATCAACGACAAGCCGACCGGTGCAGTGGTCGGCCAGCAGCCCTTCGGCGGCGGCCGCGCTTCGGGCACCAACGACAAGGCGGGCTCGATGCTCAACCTGCTGCGCTGGGTCTCGCAGCGCACCATCAAGGAGACCTTCGTACCGGCGACTGACTTCCGCTATCCCTTTATGGCGGAGGAGTAG
- a CDS encoding DMT family transporter: MKTLPGWAAIVIALGLFAIWSNTFIAIGYLLGAELSAARFDAVGLTVARALPSGLVCSLYCFGFRPRESIALLRRHGFRLALCGLLVVPIYNLCLFLGQEHGVAAPIASITTALAPLFILVLSVIFLGESKTPQKLAGLALSLLGMATIAAAHPTGGNYGLMVAVTALAPLSWSIYSVICKPLTREVSPLLLTYLPISLGTLPLLAIAPFKGLPEMVALDSTGWAAVLYLSLLATVLGFALWTYLLRSLPASTVGLTVFLNPPMTLLSKAALASLLPAVFTFRILPLEWLGGGLALAGLAVATVLPRRPSTPPP; the protein is encoded by the coding sequence GTGAAGACCCTGCCGGGTTGGGCCGCGATCGTCATCGCCCTCGGCCTGTTCGCCATCTGGAGCAATACCTTCATCGCCATCGGCTACCTGCTCGGCGCCGAGCTGTCGGCGGCGCGCTTCGACGCCGTCGGTTTGACCGTCGCCCGCGCCCTGCCGTCGGGCCTGGTGTGCTCGCTCTACTGCTTCGGGTTTCGGCCCCGCGAATCGATCGCTCTGCTGCGCCGTCACGGCTTTCGGCTAGCCCTTTGCGGCCTGTTGGTGGTGCCGATCTACAACCTCTGCCTGTTTCTCGGCCAGGAGCATGGCGTCGCCGCCCCCATCGCCTCGATCACCACCGCCCTGGCGCCGCTCTTCATCCTGGTCTTGTCGGTGATCTTCCTCGGCGAGAGCAAGACGCCGCAGAAGCTCGCCGGCCTGGCCCTCTCCTTGCTCGGCATGGCGACCATCGCCGCCGCCCACCCGACCGGCGGCAACTACGGTCTGATGGTCGCCGTCACCGCTCTGGCACCGCTGTCCTGGTCGATCTACTCAGTGATCTGCAAACCGCTGACCCGAGAGGTCTCACCGCTGTTGCTGACCTACCTGCCGATCAGCCTCGGCACCCTCCCCCTGCTGGCCATCGCGCCGTTCAAGGGGCTGCCCGAGATGGTCGCCCTCGACAGCACCGGCTGGGCCGCCGTCCTCTACCTGTCGCTGCTCGCCACGGTTCTGGGATTCGCCCTCTGGACCTACCTGCTGCGCTCCCTGCCGGCCTCCACGGTGGGCCTGACGGTGTTTCTCAATCCGCCGATGACGCTGCTCTCGAAGGCCGCCCTGGCGAGCCTTCTGCCGGCCGTCTTCACCTTCCGCATCCTGCCCCTGGAATGGCTGGGAGGAGGCCTCGCCCTCGCCGGCCTGGCGGTGGCGACGGTCCTCCCCCGGCGCCCTTCTACTCCTCCGCCATAA
- a CDS encoding DMT family transporter has translation MVAPPPRLRLLAVVGVVGISFSAIFVRLADESFSTTAFFRVAYALPVLGLLAWRRRRDDQRSRRERALALLAGVFLGIDFAFWHRAIAQIGAGLATVLGNTQVVFVALAAWWLLGERPARRALIALPLVLGGVVLISGLGDRRAYGSDPWSGVVYGILTGVTYAAFLLLFRRSNRRAAPAVGPLFEATFAAAVTSLLIGFADGGLELVPSWPSHGWLVTFALVSQCVGWLLISRALPRLPALETSILLLLQPLLTVLWGRLLFAEQLAAVQWLGVATVIAGIGWISLGGAVEKPALKVKS, from the coding sequence ATGGTCGCTCCCCCGCCTCGCCTTCGCCTGCTCGCCGTCGTCGGCGTGGTCGGCATCTCCTTCTCCGCCATCTTCGTGCGGTTGGCCGACGAGTCCTTCTCCACCACCGCCTTCTTCCGCGTCGCCTACGCCCTGCCGGTCCTCGGCCTGCTCGCCTGGCGACGCCGTCGCGACGACCAGCGCAGCCGCCGCGAGCGCGCCCTCGCCCTCCTCGCCGGCGTTTTCCTCGGCATCGACTTCGCCTTTTGGCACCGCGCCATCGCCCAGATCGGCGCCGGCCTCGCCACCGTCCTCGGCAACACCCAGGTCGTCTTCGTCGCCCTCGCCGCCTGGTGGCTGCTCGGCGAACGACCGGCCCGCCGCGCTCTCATCGCCCTGCCTCTGGTGCTCGGCGGCGTCGTCCTGATCTCGGGCCTCGGGGATCGCCGCGCTTACGGCTCGGACCCCTGGTCCGGGGTCGTCTACGGCATTCTCACGGGCGTCACCTATGCCGCCTTCCTGCTGCTTTTCCGACGCTCGAACCGCCGCGCCGCACCGGCCGTCGGACCGCTCTTCGAAGCCACCTTCGCCGCCGCCGTCACCAGCCTGCTGATCGGCTTCGCCGACGGCGGCCTCGAGCTCGTGCCGAGCTGGCCGAGCCACGGCTGGCTGGTGACCTTCGCGCTGGTCTCGCAGTGCGTCGGCTGGCTCCTGATCTCGCGCGCCCTGCCGCGCCTGCCGGCCCTCGAGACCTCGATTCTCCTGCTCCTCCAACCGCTCTTGACGGTCCTCTGGGGGCGTTTGCTCTTCGCCGAGCAGCTCGCCGCCGTGCAGTGGCTGGGGGTGGCGACGGTGATTGCCGGCATCGGCTGGATTTCCCTCGGCGGCGCGGTCGAGAAACCCGCCCTGAAGGTGAAGTCGTGA
- a CDS encoding methylmalonyl-CoA mutase family protein: MAVKDVEQSSAVKPGDGGKRENPGIYRSRALEASRQAAERWRQQKAASEAKRPFWKEDFTTVSSMEVPHLVTASDVGDLGPEQVNTVPGEFPYTRGIHPTGYRGKLWTMRQFAGFGTAADTNERFKYLLANGQDGLSVAFDLPTLYGYDSDHEMSLGEVGKCGVAIDTLADMEVLFEGIPLDRVSTSMTINSTAPILFAMYLAVAEKQGVDIAKKVTGTLQNDILKEYIAQKEYIFPPRPSMRLITDQFAFAAEKVPRWNTVSVSGYHIREAGSTALQELAFTLRDGMEYVQYGIDAGLDVDAFAPRLSFFFNSHNDFFEEIAKFRAARQIWATVMKERYGAQNPRSLMLRFHTQTAGCSLTAQQPVNNVVRTTVQALAAVLGGTQSLHTNSLDETLALPTEENARTALRTQQILAHESGVINSVDPLGGSFFVEEMTRRMVDGAFDYFREIDGFGGMVEAIEAGFPQKELMEASFRFQMAVEKAEKLVVGVNSFEVEDEDPIDILYIGDDLATTQVASLDGVRQGRDRGAVERTLDALKAGAAGSANTMPLLLDCVRAYCSVGEISDALRDVFGTYEEPAVF; the protein is encoded by the coding sequence ATGGCGGTCAAGGATGTCGAGCAGTCGAGTGCGGTGAAGCCCGGCGACGGTGGTAAGCGGGAAAATCCGGGTATCTATCGTTCGCGCGCCCTCGAGGCCTCGCGCCAGGCGGCCGAGCGCTGGCGCCAGCAGAAGGCCGCCAGCGAGGCCAAGCGCCCCTTCTGGAAGGAAGACTTCACTACCGTGTCGAGCATGGAGGTGCCGCACCTGGTGACCGCCTCGGATGTCGGCGACCTCGGACCCGAGCAGGTCAACACGGTGCCCGGAGAGTTTCCGTACACCCGCGGGATTCATCCCACCGGCTACCGCGGCAAGCTCTGGACGATGCGCCAGTTCGCCGGCTTCGGCACCGCCGCCGACACCAATGAGCGCTTCAAGTACCTGCTCGCCAACGGCCAGGACGGCCTCTCCGTGGCCTTCGATCTGCCGACCCTCTACGGCTACGACTCGGATCACGAGATGTCCCTCGGCGAGGTCGGCAAGTGCGGCGTCGCGATCGACACCTTGGCCGACATGGAGGTGCTCTTCGAGGGTATTCCCCTCGATCGTGTCTCCACTTCGATGACCATCAACTCGACGGCGCCGATCCTGTTTGCGATGTACTTGGCGGTGGCCGAGAAGCAGGGCGTGGACATCGCCAAGAAGGTCACCGGCACGCTGCAGAACGACATCCTCAAGGAGTACATCGCGCAGAAGGAGTACATCTTTCCGCCGCGTCCGTCGATGCGCCTGATCACCGATCAGTTCGCCTTCGCGGCCGAGAAGGTGCCGCGCTGGAACACCGTTTCGGTTTCCGGCTATCACATCCGGGAGGCCGGCTCGACGGCCCTCCAGGAGCTCGCCTTCACCCTGCGCGATGGCATGGAGTACGTGCAATACGGCATCGATGCCGGCCTCGACGTCGACGCCTTCGCGCCGCGCCTGTCCTTCTTCTTCAACAGCCACAACGATTTCTTCGAAGAGATTGCCAAGTTCCGGGCGGCGCGACAGATCTGGGCGACGGTGATGAAGGAGCGCTATGGCGCTCAGAATCCGCGCTCCCTGATGCTGCGCTTCCACACCCAGACGGCGGGTTGCTCGCTGACCGCCCAGCAGCCGGTCAACAACGTCGTGCGAACCACCGTCCAGGCGCTGGCGGCGGTGCTCGGCGGCACCCAGTCGCTGCACACCAACTCCCTCGACGAGACCCTCGCCCTGCCGACCGAGGAGAATGCCCGCACGGCGCTTCGCACGCAGCAGATCCTGGCCCACGAGTCGGGGGTGATCAACTCCGTCGATCCCCTCGGCGGCAGCTTCTTCGTCGAAGAGATGACCCGGCGCATGGTCGACGGTGCCTTCGACTACTTCCGCGAGATCGACGGCTTCGGTGGCATGGTCGAAGCGATCGAGGCGGGTTTCCCCCAGAAGGAGCTGATGGAGGCCTCCTTCCGCTTCCAGATGGCGGTTGAGAAGGCCGAAAAGCTGGTGGTCGGGGTCAACTCCTTCGAGGTCGAGGACGAAGATCCGATCGACATTCTCTACATCGGCGACGACCTGGCGACGACCCAGGTGGCGAGTCTCGACGGCGTGCGCCAGGGACGTGACCGGGGGGCCGTCGAGCGCACCCTCGACGCCCTCAAGGCGGGGGCCGCCGGCAGCGCCAACACCATGCCGCTGCTGCTCGACTGCGTGCGCGCCTATTGCTCTGTCGGAGAGATCAGCGACGCCCTACGGGACGTCTTCGGCACCTACGAGGAACCGGCCGTTTTCTGA
- a CDS encoding cobalamin B12-binding domain-containing protein, whose translation MSERKHRILIAKPGLDGHDRGAKVVARALRDAGYEVIYSGLRQTPEQIATAALQEDVDGVGLSILSGAHNALLPEVVRLLRGEGADDMLVFAGGIIPDKDIAGLKEAGIDEIFLPGTPTGKIVEYLRARL comes from the coding sequence ATGAGTGAGCGAAAGCACCGTATCCTGATCGCCAAGCCGGGCCTCGATGGCCATGACCGGGGAGCCAAGGTGGTGGCGCGGGCCTTGCGCGACGCCGGCTACGAGGTGATCTACAGCGGCTTGCGGCAGACTCCGGAGCAGATCGCCACCGCCGCCCTGCAAGAGGACGTCGACGGCGTCGGGCTGTCGATTCTCTCCGGTGCCCACAATGCTCTGCTGCCGGAGGTGGTGCGGCTGCTGCGCGGTGAAGGTGCCGACGACATGCTGGTTTTTGCGGGCGGGATTATCCCCGACAAGGACATCGCCGGCCTCAAGGAGGCGGGCATCGACGAGATCTTTCTACCGGGGACGCCGACCGGCAAGATCGTCGAATATTTGAGAGCCCGGCTCTAG
- a CDS encoding response regulator, with protein sequence MSKKILLADDSVTIQKVIELTFMDEDYEVTAVSNGDEALSRLDEMTPDIVIADVHMPGANGLEVCRQSKAKLPEVPVLLLVGTFEAFDDSEAQEAGADSHLKKPFDSQELLHVVGEMLAGGGEAVETTEEAVTEEDAAPPVEAVTAEATGQVEEPAPDPQAQEEVAVDDQSEDVFALPSEAATPAADWGFGSEAQPFSLGGEEDPWAASGETQVQPPVNEATEVEAEASAEPPAAIEEPVADEPAAGEPAAEEPAIEVTPVESAVVEEPAEEAADVAAETVFAAPAVEEPEVAATAGDAGSLSDADVDRIARRVAELVGDRMAREVAWEVIPDLAEVVIKDRLRELEGQLD encoded by the coding sequence ATGAGCAAGAAGATTTTGCTGGCCGACGACAGTGTCACGATCCAGAAGGTCATCGAGCTGACCTTCATGGACGAAGACTACGAGGTGACGGCCGTCAGCAACGGGGACGAGGCCCTGAGTCGTCTCGACGAGATGACGCCGGACATCGTGATCGCCGATGTCCACATGCCGGGTGCCAATGGTCTGGAGGTCTGCCGGCAGTCGAAAGCGAAGCTTCCCGAGGTTCCGGTGTTGCTGCTGGTCGGTACCTTCGAGGCCTTCGACGACAGCGAAGCCCAGGAGGCCGGAGCCGATTCCCATCTCAAGAAGCCCTTCGATTCGCAGGAGCTGCTGCACGTCGTCGGCGAAATGCTCGCCGGTGGCGGCGAGGCCGTCGAAACGACGGAAGAGGCGGTGACCGAAGAGGACGCCGCTCCGCCGGTCGAGGCGGTGACCGCCGAGGCGACGGGCCAGGTCGAAGAGCCGGCGCCGGATCCTCAGGCCCAGGAAGAGGTCGCCGTCGACGATCAGAGCGAGGATGTCTTCGCCCTGCCCAGCGAGGCGGCGACGCCGGCAGCGGATTGGGGCTTCGGTTCGGAGGCACAGCCCTTCTCCCTCGGCGGGGAGGAGGACCCCTGGGCGGCGAGCGGCGAGACCCAGGTGCAGCCGCCGGTGAACGAAGCGACCGAGGTCGAGGCCGAGGCGAGCGCCGAGCCGCCGGCGGCCATCGAGGAGCCGGTCGCTGACGAGCCAGCCGCCGGGGAGCCTGCCGCCGAGGAGCCGGCCATCGAGGTCACCCCGGTCGAGTCGGCGGTCGTCGAGGAACCGGCCGAAGAGGCCGCAGATGTCGCCGCCGAAACGGTCTTCGCGGCACCCGCCGTCGAGGAGCCGGAGGTCGCGGCCACGGCCGGTGATGCCGGCAGTCTTTCCGATGCCGATGTCGACCGGATCGCGCGGCGGGTGGCCGAGCTGGTCGGCGACCGCATGGCCCGTGAGGTCGCCTGGGAGGTCATTCCCGATCTCGCCGAGGTCGTGATCAAGGACCGCCTGCGCGAGCTCGAAGGCCAGCTCGACTGA
- a CDS encoding valine--tRNA ligase has product MTTASPQPMDKRFDPASYERRWQRYWAEQGVFEVPVPSERPGYCIMIPPPNVTGKLHMGHALQSTLQDLLTRWMRMKGRNALWLPGTDHAGIATQLMVERQLAEEGVKREELGREAFLERMWEWKAEYHDNIRRQLEILGASCDWSRERFTLDEGLSQAVGEAFVRLYEEGLITRGEYMVNWSPVLDTAISDLEVEMKTVEGKLYHIAYPVAGGDERIVVATTRPETMLGDSGVAMHPEDERYAHLRGQSVDLPLVGRIIPFIEDELVDRDFGTGLVKVTPAHDPNDFEMGQRHGLEQIQVIDRRGRMTAAAGEDFAGLDRFEARARVVAALEAEGLLVKVEKHLHNVGHSQRSGEPIEPLISTQWFCDVSSMAARALVAVDGGDIELVPATWGKTWSHWLENIRPWCISRQLWWGHRVPAWYDGEGRCFVARSREEAEEQAGTSELEQDPDVLDTWFSSGLWPMSTLGWPEETADLETFYPTDVLVTGFDILFFWVARMAMFGLHFTDQVPFRQVHLTGLVRDAEGVKMSKTKGNVLDPAELVEDYGADALRFTLAILDTPGNDIPLDLERMAGYRAFGNKIWNATRFVLTRVEGARLRDDFSGDDLAAPERWILSRLAEASEVVNGKLEIFRFDEACHRLYHFFWGELCDWYIELCKPSFFGEAVRPAVGDVLLTVLDRSLRLLHPVMPHLTEELWHRLPGHQEVHPVSLALAPYPEGRPDWRDVETEARMDSLMEIVTRLRTLRADQPKDGVRAYLSCDDAALEEFLSAQAPLVRSLARVDEVVLGTPPEGAVGDRVAGAQVALEIPERTLGDDERERLGRELAKLEGEIAGAEKRLSNEQFLAKAPPAVVAGNRQRLAELCERRDQISATLGSEG; this is encoded by the coding sequence GTGACCACGGCGAGCCCGCAACCGATGGACAAGCGATTCGATCCCGCCAGCTACGAGCGGCGCTGGCAGCGCTATTGGGCCGAGCAAGGAGTCTTCGAGGTGCCGGTGCCGTCCGAGCGGCCCGGCTACTGCATCATGATTCCGCCCCCCAATGTGACCGGCAAGCTGCATATGGGACATGCCCTGCAGTCGACGCTGCAGGACCTGTTGACCCGTTGGATGCGGATGAAGGGTCGCAACGCCCTGTGGCTGCCGGGGACCGACCACGCCGGCATCGCCACCCAACTGATGGTCGAGCGCCAGCTCGCCGAGGAAGGCGTGAAGCGTGAGGAGCTCGGCCGCGAGGCCTTCCTCGAGCGCATGTGGGAATGGAAGGCCGAGTATCACGACAACATCCGGCGGCAGCTCGAGATCCTGGGGGCGAGCTGCGACTGGAGCCGGGAGCGTTTCACCCTCGACGAGGGGCTGTCGCAGGCGGTCGGCGAGGCCTTCGTGCGCCTCTACGAGGAGGGCCTGATCACCCGCGGCGAGTACATGGTCAACTGGTCGCCGGTGCTCGATACGGCGATCTCGGACCTCGAGGTCGAAATGAAGACCGTCGAGGGCAAGCTCTACCACATCGCCTACCCGGTGGCCGGTGGCGACGAGCGCATCGTGGTGGCGACGACCCGTCCCGAGACCATGCTCGGCGACAGCGGCGTTGCGATGCATCCGGAGGACGAACGCTATGCCCACCTCCGCGGGCAGAGCGTCGACCTGCCGCTGGTCGGCCGGATCATTCCCTTCATCGAAGACGAGCTGGTCGACCGCGACTTCGGCACCGGCTTGGTGAAGGTGACGCCGGCCCACGATCCCAACGATTTCGAAATGGGGCAGCGCCACGGCCTCGAGCAGATTCAGGTCATCGACCGGCGCGGCCGGATGACCGCGGCGGCCGGCGAGGACTTCGCCGGCCTCGACCGCTTCGAGGCGCGCGCCCGGGTGGTGGCGGCTCTCGAGGCCGAAGGCCTGCTGGTCAAGGTCGAAAAGCACCTCCACAACGTCGGCCACAGTCAGCGCAGCGGTGAGCCCATCGAGCCGCTGATCTCGACGCAGTGGTTTTGTGACGTGTCGTCGATGGCGGCGCGCGCCCTGGTGGCGGTCGACGGCGGCGACATCGAGCTGGTGCCGGCGACCTGGGGCAAGACCTGGAGCCACTGGCTCGAGAACATCCGGCCGTGGTGCATCTCGCGTCAGCTGTGGTGGGGCCATCGGGTGCCGGCCTGGTACGACGGCGAGGGCCGCTGCTTCGTGGCGCGCAGCCGGGAAGAAGCCGAGGAGCAGGCCGGAACCAGCGAGCTGGAGCAGGATCCGGATGTCTTGGATACCTGGTTTTCGTCCGGCCTGTGGCCGATGTCGACCCTCGGCTGGCCCGAGGAGACGGCCGATCTCGAGACCTTCTATCCCACCGATGTGCTGGTCACCGGCTTCGACATCCTGTTCTTCTGGGTCGCCCGCATGGCGATGTTCGGTCTGCACTTCACCGACCAAGTGCCCTTCCGCCAGGTGCACCTCACCGGATTGGTGCGCGATGCCGAGGGCGTCAAGATGTCGAAGACCAAGGGCAACGTCCTCGATCCCGCCGAGCTGGTCGAGGACTACGGCGCCGACGCCCTACGCTTCACCCTGGCGATTCTCGACACGCCCGGCAACGACATTCCCCTCGACCTCGAGCGCATGGCCGGTTACCGCGCCTTCGGCAACAAGATCTGGAACGCCACCCGCTTCGTGCTGACGCGGGTCGAAGGAGCGCGACTGCGGGACGACTTTTCCGGTGACGACCTGGCGGCGCCGGAGCGCTGGATCCTGTCGCGCCTGGCGGAGGCGTCCGAGGTGGTCAATGGCAAGCTCGAGATCTTCCGCTTCGACGAAGCCTGCCATCGCCTCTACCACTTCTTCTGGGGTGAGCTGTGCGACTGGTACATCGAGCTCTGCAAGCCGTCCTTCTTCGGCGAAGCGGTGCGGCCAGCGGTGGGCGACGTCCTGCTGACAGTGCTCGATCGCAGTCTGCGATTGCTCCACCCGGTGATGCCACACCTCACCGAGGAGCTCTGGCACCGCCTGCCGGGACACCAGGAGGTGCACCCGGTCTCCCTCGCCCTGGCGCCCTATCCCGAAGGCCGGCCCGACTGGCGCGATGTCGAGACCGAAGCCCGCATGGATTCCCTGATGGAGATCGTCACCCGCCTGCGCACCCTGCGGGCCGATCAGCCGAAGGACGGCGTACGCGCTTACCTGAGCTGCGACGACGCGGCGCTGGAGGAGTTCTTGAGCGCCCAGGCACCGCTGGTGCGCTCTCTGGCGCGGGTCGACGAGGTGGTTCTGGGAACGCCCCCGGAGGGCGCCGTCGGCGATCGGGTGGCCGGAGCCCAGGTGGCGTTGGAGATTCCGGAGCGCACCCTCGGGGACGACGAGCGCGAGCGCCTGGGTCGGGAGCTGGCCAAGCTCGAAGGCGAGATCGCCGGCGCCGAGAAGCGTCTCTCCAACGAGCAGTTCCTGGCCAAGGCACCACCCGCGGTGGTCGCCGGGAACCGTCAGCGCTTGGCCGAGCTGTGCGAGCGCCGCGATCAGATCTCCGCCACTTTGGGGAGCGAGGGATGA